Proteins from a single region of Fusobacterium gonidiaformans ATCC 25563:
- the cbiT gene encoding precorrin-6Y C5,15-methyltransferase (decarboxylating) subunit CbiT — protein MHIYDKEFVQEELPMTKQEIRAISIAKLQLHPNSVLIDVGAGTGTIGIEAATYLSQGKVYAIEKEEKGLETIQKNAAKFHLENFILIHGKAPDVIPNIPYDRMFIGGSTGKLEEIIQHFMHYGIEKAILVINCITLETQSKAMEVLKSFGFRDIEVVQVQVSRGKKVGPYTMMYGENPIYIIKVVKGGNNIEQ, from the coding sequence ATGCATATTTATGATAAAGAATTTGTACAAGAAGAATTACCCATGACAAAACAGGAAATTCGAGCAATTTCGATTGCTAAGTTACAATTACATCCGAATTCTGTTTTAATAGATGTAGGAGCAGGAACAGGAACGATTGGGATTGAAGCAGCCACTTATTTATCGCAAGGAAAAGTGTATGCCATTGAAAAAGAAGAAAAAGGTTTAGAAACGATTCAGAAAAATGCAGCTAAATTTCATTTAGAAAATTTTATCTTAATTCATGGAAAGGCTCCTGATGTCATTCCAAACATTCCTTACGATAGAATGTTTATTGGAGGATCTACCGGGAAATTAGAAGAAATTATACAACATTTTATGCACTATGGAATAGAAAAGGCTATCTTGGTAATAAATTGTATTACTTTAGAAACACAAAGTAAGGCTATGGAAGTTTTAAAATCGTTTGGTTTTCGTGATATAGAAGTGGTACAAGTACAAGTTAGCCGAGGGAAAAAAGTAGGGCCTTATACGATGATGTATGGAGAAAATCCGATTTATATTATCAAGGTTGTGAAAGGGGGAAATAACATTGAACAATAA
- a CDS encoding patatin-like phospholipase family protein, giving the protein MFQKSYFYFFLFLFTSFVSFTDGWQNQEERIAALNQEITQLMKKKQEYEVLKQKIRSEVTKENPKIALVLSGGGAKGAAHIGVLKVLEKYQIPVDIIIGTSVGSIVGGMYAIGYSPEEIETLILNLNFGKLLTDSKDKTLKTIESHLTNEKYPLHFNMDKEFNISTPMGILNGQNIYFQLKDIFSPAENIHNFDEFPISYRAITTNLQNGKEEIIKEGNLALASFQSMAIPAFISPVEHNGEFFVDGGVVNNFPVDVAIQMGADIIIGVDISADDNKISNDSNIISILDKISSYNGNRSTKLHRQLANILIVPNVKQHNTVDFSNLSDLIQEGEIAAEKHANILQKFTDSSEFQKKKMKKLQQKSFYIEKIKCHGNEILSLEEIVQLAPPSKTKRYSKEQLEEWARKIYANTYVDKVEYHIKDNILYFNIHEKKEIILNAGLAYHTHYGGSFNVAANIPNFFDNITTHLGLKAEISEFPKLDIHNSFQYRIQRQTFYGQGRIFFQKSPFFLYEAGDNISTYATMDIGTSLTLGTELSPSLMLQYELSHHNINHNYVKGKRKIKEIEQNYKILKNTLKVTKDTLNRNVFSNKGYKLEGEISNMNSTDNHKISASSLKGTAEIYIPITNTNLTLSSALSGGKISGRNIPKTEYIKIGGSRNFQNNVEFLGVPISSIHSNHFWLWNFGLQYKLFENLNFIGKYNHIEYSNEKNEKQKEDGYGFGLGFDIFYTPITFQISKRRHYRYPVWELSLGYAF; this is encoded by the coding sequence ATGTTTCAAAAATCTTACTTTTATTTTTTCCTTTTTCTTTTCACTTCTTTTGTTAGCTTTACAGATGGTTGGCAAAATCAAGAAGAAAGAATTGCAGCATTGAATCAGGAAATTACACAATTGATGAAGAAAAAACAAGAATACGAAGTATTAAAACAAAAAATTCGATCAGAAGTAACAAAAGAAAACCCTAAAATAGCTCTAGTTCTAAGTGGTGGGGGAGCAAAAGGAGCTGCACATATAGGAGTACTTAAAGTATTGGAAAAATATCAAATACCGGTTGATATAATTATAGGAACTTCAGTGGGTAGCATTGTTGGAGGAATGTATGCCATCGGTTATAGTCCAGAAGAAATCGAAACTTTAATCCTAAATTTAAATTTTGGAAAACTACTTACAGATTCTAAAGACAAAACATTAAAAACTATAGAAAGCCATTTAACGAATGAAAAATATCCTTTACATTTCAATATGGATAAGGAATTCAACATTTCTACCCCTATGGGAATTTTAAATGGACAAAATATTTATTTTCAATTAAAAGATATTTTTTCTCCTGCTGAGAATATTCATAATTTTGATGAATTTCCTATTTCCTATCGAGCAATCACAACAAACTTACAAAATGGAAAAGAGGAAATTATAAAAGAAGGAAACCTTGCTTTAGCTAGTTTTCAAAGTATGGCAATCCCTGCTTTTATTTCTCCCGTAGAGCACAATGGCGAATTTTTTGTAGATGGAGGAGTAGTCAATAATTTTCCGGTAGATGTTGCCATACAAATGGGAGCCGATATTATAATTGGAGTAGATATTTCAGCAGATGATAATAAAATTTCAAATGATTCCAATATTATTTCTATTTTAGATAAAATTTCTTCTTATAACGGAAATCGTTCGACAAAACTCCATAGACAGCTCGCAAATATTTTAATTGTTCCCAATGTAAAACAACATAATACTGTTGACTTTTCTAATTTATCCGACTTAATACAAGAAGGAGAAATTGCAGCAGAAAAACATGCAAATATTTTACAAAAGTTTACTGACTCTTCGGAATTCCAAAAGAAAAAAATGAAAAAATTGCAGCAAAAAAGCTTCTATATTGAAAAAATAAAATGTCATGGAAATGAAATTTTAAGTTTAGAGGAAATAGTGCAACTAGCTCCTCCCTCAAAAACAAAACGGTATAGTAAAGAACAATTAGAAGAATGGGCAAGAAAAATTTATGCGAACACTTATGTAGATAAAGTAGAGTACCACATCAAAGATAATATTCTTTATTTCAACATTCATGAAAAAAAAGAAATTATATTAAATGCAGGACTAGCATATCATACTCATTATGGAGGTAGTTTTAATGTAGCTGCAAATATTCCTAATTTCTTCGATAACATTACAACACATTTAGGACTGAAAGCAGAAATTTCAGAATTTCCAAAATTAGATATTCACAATTCATTTCAATATCGTATTCAAAGACAAACTTTCTATGGGCAAGGAAGAATATTCTTTCAAAAATCTCCTTTCTTCTTATACGAAGCTGGAGATAACATTAGTACCTATGCAACGATGGATATTGGAACATCCCTTACTTTAGGAACGGAGCTTTCTCCTTCCTTAATGTTACAATATGAGTTATCCCATCACAATATCAACCACAACTATGTAAAAGGGAAAAGAAAGATAAAAGAAATCGAACAGAATTATAAAATTTTAAAAAATACATTAAAAGTTACCAAAGATACTTTAAATAGAAATGTTTTCTCCAATAAGGGATATAAATTGGAAGGAGAAATCTCAAATATGAACAGTACAGATAATCACAAAATTTCAGCAAGCTCTTTAAAAGGAACAGCTGAAATATACATCCCTATCACGAATACTAATTTAACATTGTCTTCAGCTCTTTCAGGTGGAAAAATCTCGGGAAGAAATATTCCTAAAACAGAATATATCAAAATAGGAGGCAGCCGTAACTTTCAAAATAATGTAGAATTTTTAGGAGTTCCTATTTCTTCTATTCATAGCAATCATTTCTGGCTTTGGAATTTCGGTTTACAATATAAACTATTCGAAAATTTAAATTTTATTGGCAAATATAATCATATTGAATACTCTAATGAAAAAAATGAAAAACAGAAAGAAGATGGCTATGGATTTGGTTTAGGATTTGATATTTTTTATACTCCTATTACTTTTCAAATTTCTAAAAGAAGGCATTATCGTTATCCAGTTTGGGAACTAAGTCTTGGCTATGCTTTTTAA
- a CDS encoding ABC-F family ATP-binding cassette domain-containing protein: MALVQVSNLYMGFSGSCLFRDINFSIDEKDKIALIGMNGAGKTTLVKILLGLEYSEVDPRTQQRGNISTKNGIKIGYLSQNPKLDLENTVFEEMMTVFSELQKIHQRMQEINVALANNLGDSQELMNELGEIAAYYEQHEGYAVEYRVKQILLGLSLKENLWEQKIKNLSGGQLSRVALGKILLEEPDLLVLDEPTNHLDLNSIAWLEKTLKSYPKAIFLVSHDVYFLDNVANRIYEMEGKTLKAYSGNYTDFVIQKEAYLSGAVKAYEKEQEKIQKMEEFIRRYKAGVKSKQARGREKILNRMDKMENPVITTKKMKLKFDTDLQSVDLVLELKKLCKSFSGKKLFENLDLKIYRGERVGIIGKNGTGKSTLLKIVNSLEKESAGSFSVGEKVKIGYYDQNHQGLGLNNNILEELMYHFTLSEEEARNICGAFLFREDDIYKKISSLSGGEKARVAFMKLMLEKPNFLILDEPTNHLDLYSREILMNALEEYSGTLLVVSHDRNFLDQVVRKIYRIEENGFSVFHGDYSSYLEEEKEVKEKSNEGNLSFEEQKKQRNRVANLERKTKKLEEEIARLEEKKSICEKEYEEAGRKNDLDALLDLQRKLEEWDEKIFQKLEAWEELESEKNSLK; this comes from the coding sequence ATGGCATTAGTACAGGTAAGTAATTTATATATGGGATTTTCAGGGTCTTGTTTATTTCGAGATATTAATTTTTCAATCGATGAAAAAGATAAGATAGCTCTCATAGGAATGAATGGAGCAGGGAAGACAACACTAGTTAAAATTTTATTAGGGTTAGAGTATAGTGAAGTGGATCCTAGAACACAACAAAGAGGGAATATTTCTACTAAAAACGGAATCAAAATAGGATACCTATCACAAAATCCAAAATTAGACTTGGAGAATACTGTTTTTGAAGAGATGATGACAGTTTTTAGTGAATTACAAAAAATTCATCAAAGGATGCAAGAAATTAACGTTGCCTTGGCAAATAATCTTGGGGATAGTCAAGAACTCATGAATGAGTTAGGAGAAATTGCAGCCTATTATGAACAGCATGAAGGTTATGCGGTAGAATATAGGGTCAAACAGATTTTACTAGGGTTAAGTTTAAAAGAAAATCTTTGGGAACAAAAAATTAAAAATTTATCTGGAGGACAACTTTCACGAGTTGCTTTAGGGAAAATACTATTGGAGGAGCCTGATTTATTAGTTTTAGACGAACCGACGAACCATTTAGATTTGAATTCCATTGCATGGTTGGAGAAAACGTTAAAATCCTATCCAAAGGCAATTTTTTTAGTGTCTCATGATGTTTATTTTTTAGATAATGTTGCTAATCGGATTTATGAAATGGAAGGAAAAACATTAAAAGCATATTCCGGAAATTATACAGATTTTGTCATTCAAAAGGAAGCTTACTTATCAGGAGCAGTAAAGGCTTATGAAAAGGAGCAAGAAAAAATTCAAAAGATGGAAGAATTTATTCGAAGATACAAAGCTGGAGTCAAGTCAAAACAAGCTAGAGGAAGAGAAAAAATTTTAAATCGAATGGATAAGATGGAAAATCCGGTGATTACCACAAAGAAAATGAAGTTGAAATTTGATACCGATTTACAAAGTGTCGATTTGGTTTTGGAATTAAAAAAATTATGTAAAAGTTTTTCGGGGAAAAAATTATTTGAAAATTTAGATTTAAAAATTTATCGTGGAGAACGAGTGGGGATTATTGGAAAAAATGGTACCGGGAAATCGACTCTATTAAAAATTGTGAATTCTTTGGAAAAAGAAAGTGCTGGAAGTTTTTCTGTTGGAGAAAAAGTAAAAATTGGATACTATGATCAAAATCATCAAGGCTTAGGTTTGAATAATAATATACTAGAGGAATTGATGTATCATTTTACTCTTTCAGAAGAAGAGGCGAGAAATATTTGTGGGGCTTTTTTATTTCGAGAAGATGATATTTACAAGAAAATTTCTTCCTTGAGTGGAGGAGAAAAAGCAAGAGTTGCTTTTATGAAATTGATGCTTGAAAAACCTAATTTTTTGATTTTGGACGAACCAACGAATCACTTAGATTTGTATTCTAGAGAGATTTTAATGAATGCTTTAGAGGAGTATTCAGGTACTTTATTGGTTGTTTCCCATGATAGAAATTTCTTAGATCAAGTTGTTCGTAAAATTTACCGAATTGAGGAGAATGGATTTTCAGTTTTTCATGGAGATTATAGCAGTTATTTAGAAGAAGAAAAAGAAGTGAAAGAAAAATCTAATGAAGGAAATCTTTCTTTTGAGGAACAAAAAAAACAAAGGAATCGAGTAGCTAATTTGGAAAGAAAAACAAAGAAGTTGGAAGAAGAAATTGCAAGATTGGAAGAGAAGAAATCTATTTGTGAAAAAGAATATGAGGAAGCTGGAAGAAAGAATGATTTGGATGCCCTATTAGATTTACAAAGAAAGTTAGAAGAATGGGATGAAAAAATATTTCAAAAATTAGAGGCATGGGAAGAATTAGAGAGCGAAAAAAATTCCTTAAAATAA
- the cobI gene encoding precorrin-2 C(20)-methyltransferase, whose protein sequence is MNNKFYGIGVGVGDPEEITMKAVNVLKKLDVVILPEAKKDEGSVAYEIAKQYMKKDVEKVFVEFPMLKSLEDRINARKANAKIVEEYLEKGLNVGFLTIGDSMTYSTYVYLLEHLPEKYLVETVPGISSFVDMASRFNFPLMIGEESLKVVSLNSHTEIEKEIASSDNIVFMKVSRSFERLKQAIIATGNQENIIMVSNCGKENQVVTYDIEELEEEDIPYFTTLILKKGGMKAWKKFIS, encoded by the coding sequence TTGAACAATAAATTTTATGGAATTGGAGTTGGAGTTGGAGATCCCGAAGAAATAACAATGAAAGCTGTCAATGTTTTAAAAAAATTAGACGTTGTTATTTTACCGGAAGCAAAAAAAGATGAAGGTAGCGTTGCCTATGAAATTGCAAAACAATATATGAAGAAAGATGTGGAAAAAGTCTTCGTAGAATTTCCTATGTTGAAATCTTTAGAAGACAGAATTAATGCAAGAAAAGCAAATGCAAAAATTGTGGAAGAATATTTAGAAAAAGGGTTAAATGTAGGTTTTTTAACCATTGGGGATAGTATGACTTATAGTACTTATGTTTATTTGTTAGAACATCTACCGGAAAAGTACTTGGTAGAAACCGTTCCCGGAATTTCTTCCTTTGTGGATATGGCATCTCGTTTTAATTTTCCTTTGATGATAGGAGAAGAATCTTTAAAAGTAGTGTCTTTAAATTCTCATACAGAAATTGAAAAAGAAATTGCATCTTCAGACAATATCGTTTTTATGAAGGTAAGCAGAAGTTTTGAACGATTAAAACAAGCGATTATTGCAACTGGAAATCAAGAAAATATTATTATGGTTTCGAATTGTGGAAAAGAAAATCAAGTAGTCACTTATGATATTGAAGAATTGGAAGAAGAAGATATTCCATATTTTACAACTCTAATTTTGAAAAAGGGAGGAATGAAAGCATGGAAAAAGTTTATTTCATAG
- the cobJ gene encoding precorrin-3B C(17)-methyltransferase — MNKGKIYVVGIGPGNMEDISVRAYRVLKEVDVIAGYTTYVDLVREEFQEKEFCASGMKREVERCQEVLELAKEGKNVALISSGDSGIYGMAGIMLEVAMESDIEVEVVPGITSTIAGAALVGAPLMHDQALISLSDLLTDWEVIKRRIEAASQGDFVISLYNPKSKKRVSQIQEAREIMLKYKKASTPVALLRHIGREEENYDLCTLENFLDYEIDMFTIVLIGNSNSYIKNGRMITPRGYQDKYQY; from the coding sequence GTGAATAAAGGAAAAATTTATGTCGTAGGGATTGGACCCGGAAATATGGAAGATATTAGTGTGAGAGCATATAGAGTACTAAAAGAAGTGGATGTCATCGCAGGATATACTACTTATGTAGATTTAGTTCGGGAAGAATTTCAAGAAAAAGAATTTTGTGCTTCCGGAATGAAACGAGAAGTGGAACGATGTCAAGAGGTTTTAGAACTGGCAAAGGAAGGAAAAAATGTAGCCCTAATTAGCAGTGGGGATTCCGGAATCTATGGGATGGCAGGAATTATGTTGGAAGTAGCGATGGAAAGTGATATAGAAGTCGAAGTTGTACCCGGAATTACTTCAACAATTGCAGGGGCGGCTTTAGTAGGAGCTCCTTTGATGCATGATCAAGCTTTGATTAGTTTAAGTGATTTACTAACAGATTGGGAAGTGATTAAAAGAAGAATTGAGGCTGCCAGTCAAGGAGATTTTGTTATTTCTTTATACAATCCGAAGAGTAAGAAAAGAGTGAGTCAAATTCAAGAAGCGAGAGAGATCATGTTAAAGTATAAAAAAGCCTCGACTCCAGTTGCTTTGTTACGACATATTGGGAGAGAAGAAGAAAATTATGATTTATGTACTTTAGAAAACTTTTTAGACTATGAAATTGATATGTTTACAATCGTCTTGATTGGAAATTCAAATAGCTATATCAAAAATGGAAGAATGATTACTCCAAGAGGCTATCAAGACAAATATCAATATTAA
- the cobK gene encoding precorrin-6A reductase, with translation MIWVIGGTKDSRDFLEEYTKYDSNVIVSTATEYGGKLLENLDITISTQKMNLDEMLQFLKDYSIQKIVDISHPYAYEVSKNAMLAAEMQGISYYRFERKEIELCAKKYSKFKNLKDLLHYVESLEGNILVTLGSNNVPSFQNLKNLSKIYFRILPKWDMVKRCEEHGILPKNIIAMQGPFTENMNIAMLEQLQVQYLITKQAGDTGGEREKISACDKKGIEVIYLEKEKLEYKNCYFELNTLIEALKIPSK, from the coding sequence ATGATTTGGGTAATTGGAGGAACAAAAGATTCGAGAGATTTTTTAGAAGAGTATACAAAATATGATAGTAATGTGATAGTATCAACAGCTACGGAATATGGGGGAAAGCTTTTAGAAAATTTGGATATAACAATTTCTACTCAGAAGATGAATTTAGATGAAATGTTACAATTTTTAAAAGATTATTCGATTCAAAAAATAGTAGATATTAGTCATCCTTATGCTTATGAAGTTTCTAAAAATGCTATGTTAGCAGCAGAAATGCAAGGAATTTCTTATTATAGATTTGAAAGGAAAGAGATAGAACTCTGTGCTAAAAAGTATTCTAAATTTAAAAATTTAAAGGATTTGTTACATTATGTGGAATCTTTAGAAGGCAATATTTTAGTAACCTTAGGAAGTAATAATGTCCCTTCCTTTCAAAATTTAAAAAATTTATCAAAAATATATTTTAGAATATTACCGAAATGGGATATGGTAAAACGTTGTGAGGAACATGGAATTTTACCGAAAAATATTATTGCAATGCAAGGTCCTTTTACAGAAAATATGAACATTGCAATGTTAGAACAACTTCAAGTTCAATATTTGATTACCAAACAAGCAGGGGATACAGGAGGGGAGAGAGAAAAAATTTCTGCTTGTGATAAAAAAGGAATTGAAGTCATTTATTTAGAAAAGGAAAAGTTGGAATATAAGAATTGTTATTTTGAATTAAATACATTGATAGAGGCATTAAAAATCCCAAGTAAATAA
- the cbiG gene encoding cobalt-precorrin 5A hydrolase — MKIAFWTVTRGAGNIAKEYAELLSSQVKYDEIQVYTLEKFSIKDTVQIQNFTDKLEEKFHSYDTHIFIMASGIVIRKISKLIKGKDIDPAVLLIDEGKHFVISLLSGHLGGANEITYKIASLLNLIPIITTSSDITGKIAVDIISQKLNAELEDLKSAKEVTSLIVDGKTVDILLPKNVKVQKADKISKNPDGIIVVSNKRKLEMTRIFPKNLILGIGCKKDTREKEILEAIEASMEKHNLDMRSVKHIATVDIKKDELGLVQAAKTLEKELIIISREEIKKVQDKFEGSDFVEKNIGVRAVSEPVAYLSSSRKGQFLERKAKYQGITISIYEEEIESE; from the coding sequence ATGAAAATAGCTTTTTGGACAGTTACAAGAGGAGCAGGAAATATTGCAAAGGAATATGCAGAACTTTTATCTTCTCAGGTGAAATATGATGAGATACAAGTTTATACTTTGGAAAAATTTTCCATAAAAGATACCGTGCAAATACAAAATTTTACAGATAAATTAGAAGAAAAATTTCATAGCTATGATACTCATATTTTTATTATGGCAAGTGGTATTGTTATTCGAAAAATATCAAAGCTAATAAAAGGGAAAGACATCGACCCTGCTGTATTACTAATCGATGAGGGAAAACATTTTGTTATTTCTTTACTTTCAGGACATTTAGGTGGGGCGAATGAAATAACATATAAGATAGCTAGTCTTTTAAACCTCATTCCAATCATTACAACAAGCTCAGATATAACAGGAAAAATAGCAGTAGATATCATATCACAAAAATTAAATGCAGAACTTGAAGATTTAAAATCTGCTAAAGAAGTAACTTCACTGATTGTTGATGGGAAAACAGTAGATATTTTGTTACCTAAAAATGTAAAAGTTCAAAAAGCAGATAAAATATCAAAAAATCCAGACGGAATTATTGTGGTTTCTAATAAGAGAAAACTGGAAATGACAAGAATTTTTCCAAAAAATTTAATTTTAGGGATTGGTTGCAAAAAAGATACTAGAGAAAAAGAGATTTTAGAAGCCATTGAGGCTAGTATGGAAAAACATAATTTAGACATGCGAAGTGTAAAGCATATTGCTACGGTGGATATTAAAAAAGATGAATTGGGTTTAGTTCAGGCTGCTAAGACTTTAGAAAAAGAACTTATTATCATTTCAAGAGAAGAAATAAAAAAAGTACAAGACAAATTTGAAGGCTCAGATTTTGTAGAAAAAAATATTGGTGTAAGAGCTGTTTCAGAGCCGGTAGCTTATTTATCTTCTTCTAGAAAAGGACAATTTCTAGAAAGGAAAGCAAAATATCAGGGAATTACCATTTCTATTTATGAGGAGGAAATTGAAAGTGAATAA
- the cobM gene encoding precorrin-4 C(11)-methyltransferase, protein MEKVYFIGAGPGDPELITIKGQRIVKEADVIIYAGSLVPKQVIDCHKEGAEIYNSASMSLEEVIAVMVKAVQAEKKVARVHTGDPAIYGAHREQMDILDEYGVEYEVIPGVSSFLASAAAIKKEFTLPNVSQTVICTRIEGRTPVPERESLESLASHQASMAIFLSVHMIDRVVESLLKHYPKTTPVAIVQRATWEDQKIVLGTLETIEEKVREANINKTAQILVGNFLGKEYEKSKLYDKYFSHEFRQGIEK, encoded by the coding sequence ATGGAAAAAGTTTATTTCATAGGAGCAGGACCTGGAGATCCGGAACTTATTACTATTAAAGGACAAAGAATTGTAAAAGAAGCGGATGTCATTATTTATGCAGGTTCTTTAGTTCCCAAACAAGTGATAGATTGTCATAAAGAGGGAGCAGAAATCTATAATTCTGCTTCTATGTCGTTGGAAGAAGTCATTGCAGTTATGGTAAAAGCCGTTCAAGCAGAAAAGAAAGTAGCTAGGGTACACACAGGAGACCCTGCTATTTACGGAGCACATCGAGAACAAATGGACATTTTAGATGAATATGGAGTTGAATATGAAGTCATTCCGGGAGTAAGTTCTTTTTTAGCTTCTGCAGCAGCGATTAAGAAAGAATTTACTTTGCCGAATGTTTCTCAAACTGTCATTTGTACGAGAATAGAGGGAAGAACACCAGTTCCAGAAAGAGAAAGTTTGGAATCTCTGGCAAGTCATCAAGCTTCTATGGCAATATTTTTGTCTGTACACATGATAGATAGAGTCGTGGAAAGTTTACTAAAACATTACCCGAAAACAACACCTGTGGCGATTGTGCAAAGAGCTACTTGGGAAGACCAAAAAATTGTGCTAGGAACTTTGGAGACGATTGAAGAAAAAGTGAGAGAAGCCAATATCAATAAGACAGCTCAAATTCTAGTGGGAAATTTTTTAGGAAAGGAATATGAAAAATCAAAGTTATATGACAAATATTTTAGCCATGAATTTCGACAAGGGATAGAAAAATAG